Below is a genomic region from Rosa chinensis cultivar Old Blush chromosome 5, RchiOBHm-V2, whole genome shotgun sequence.
GTAATTGAAGGGAATGCTTGACATATAATCATGTAAAATCAGTTTTGTTATGATTTATTTGGTGGTTCGCGAAGCATTGGAAATGTTTTTCAAGCATTGATTCTGAAACTCATAGATAATGAGTGAGTGGGAATGTCACTTCTACTGATGAGGATGTTGTATGTTCATTTGATAAACTTTGATGATGAGACGATCTTATCTTCGATATTGCGTATTTGTAATATTGACATTGAGGGATCATTATGCCTTCCAGTCCCAAAGATCACACAATCAATAATTGTTCGCCCAAAATAATTTCGTCAAACACCTAATCACATACAATCTCAACTTAGCGCATAATTcacaaaaacacaattatacgataaTCCAACAGTTGGATCCTCATTcgagaccacacaaagtcatcggaacACTTGTACCCAGTTTTACTAGATAGAATACAGCTTCTAGAACCGAGTAGATACAATGTAACCTAACTTAAAATAATTTTGCTTCATTTAATTTCGCCTATCTTTCATTTCGTTTCAGCATAGCTAAGTTCTTTTTATTAACCAAAGATAGCGCCTTTCTATCTATACTAATGAGTTTTCTAGGCTGACAGCAAACACTAGTTACACTTCCCATCGATGTTTTCAAACGACATGTTCCAAGAAATTGGTAGGTTTATGGGgcaatttatgaaattttgaaggtttttttttttttttttttgagaatgatgaACTTCTGAAGTTAAAATCATCATAAGTATGAGATTGTGACAAGTTGTAAAGCACAAGATAGGAAGTaacatttattttttgataATAGTGGTAGTCATATCTCGATTGAAGATTTAAGATACTATGTTGCATGTTAATGACACGTAACTCCAAATTAGACAATTGTTAGGTTCAGTGGTTCACCCTTAGGCTAAACGAGTATATTCACCccccattgtcgattaacatacttttacttaataaatttatgatccaacggtccatatcttaaattagcatttaaagatcatctctataGACCTAAGAATTGTCCCTCCAAATTAGCTAGTGAATTGTGAGTcattacattaaaaaaaaaaaagtaatagtaataataaataaataaataacactACAATATCTAAGATAGATCGGTTAAGTGTTGCTAAGATCAAAAAGAAATTTCAAAGAagtataactttttttttctttttttttaatcaagcccgCAGGGCGAAATAGTATATTGATCACAAGCCataataggccgttacatactcTTCCACTAAGGACATAGACAAACAAGaaggtagtggtagtacccacagtagtacatagaaatagacctactcattacACATTTCAGATCGTAGAGCTAGTGGAGATCCTCCTTTAGTATTACGCAAGAGGCGCTAGAGATCTAGGTTcttaatacaaggaaattattgaatttagataaaactaaaaacatagagttGGGCCAAtagcctaaaccctagcccaaattgaAATCTACTGGACTAGGGTAGGACCCCAGCTAGAAACTGAAAGCCCAAATAGAGGACAACCACCAAAAAAGGTCCACCAAGGCCCATCAGACCAGTCTGGTCCAAGTCCACCTGCCCAGCCTCCCTGTCATACGAACCAGCCATGGCAAGCTTCTCTCCGTCCGTCGCACTCCGCCGCAACCTGCCTCCCACGATCCGCGCCCCACGATCGCACCGTCAACGCCTCAAAACCGCACCGCACGGGCCATGCCGCCACAATCACGCCACTTAACCCCGATCCAAACACCCCACACTGTCACCGCCACGACCCGCACAGTCCCGATTCGCTCCGCCGCGATCCCACCACTGTGACCCAAAACCCCACGAGCCACGTTGCTTCAAACCACGCCAAGacgaagaaaaaccaaaaattataGTACTTATAGTTACTCTTAGCTATGAACAAAATTAAGACTAATTAGAGGATTGTTGTCCAACTGGACCAACCTAACTATAAACCCAAGAACTTGATCAAGCAAATAtaaatactactaattttctcAACCCCAGGTCAAAGATCCCATCTTTACATCTACGTTCACACCATCTTCCTCGTCTTGATCAATCATTTAAGTACGAAAATATCCCCTCCCAATTACAATTCACACAGCAAAATCAAACCAGTATATTATTCTGGTGGCTCGCAACGTTTTATAAGCATTGAAAATGACTTTTCAAGCATTGATTCTGAGACTCATAAATAATGAGTGAGTGAGAAACTGAAAATGTCACTTCTACTACTGGTGAAGTTCTTGACCTTCTTTGGTATACAACTACATCCAAAGGAATGATCGTTTGTCTTGAGAAGGTTACTAATTAACTGTTAGTGCTAATATTGTTTGTTCATTTGATAAAGTTTGATGATGAGACGATCCTATCTTGCATACTTTGTATTTGTAATATTGATATTGAGGGGTCATTAGTTTGAAAGTAAGCCTGCCTTTGGAGCTGGGTTATACTAATGAGTTTTCTTGGCCAACAACTAACACTAGTTACCCTAGCCTTCCTATATATCGATGTTCTCAAACAACATGTTCTATGTAATTGGTAGGTTTATGGTTTATGAACTTGTGAAGTTAAAATCATAAGTATGAAATTGCGACATGCTCTAAAGCATAACGTAGTAAATCACATTTACTTTTTGATAATTGGTGGTAATCAAGTCTCAATTGAGGATTTAAGATATTATGAATTGACATGTAACTCCTAATTAGCTGGTGAATTGTGAGTCATtacataaacaaacaaaaaaacaaattgcAATATCGAAGCTAAATCGGTTAAGTgttcatatacatatatataagatgaaaaagaaatgtCAAAAAAGTATAACTTAGTTCGGTTAAGTGTTGCTATATATATAAGATGAAAAAGAAATTTCAAAGAAGTTATAGTACTTATAGTTACTTACTCTTAGCTATGAAGAATATTAAGACTAATTAGAGGATTGTTGTCCAACTGGACCAACCTAACCCAAGAGGCCAAGAACTTGATCCAGcacatataattatattattaatTTTCTCAACCCCAAGTCAAAGATCCCATCTTTATATGTACGTTCACACCATTTTCCTCGTTTTGATACCATTTAAGCACGAAAATATCCCGTCCCAAATTCCAATTCACACGGCAAAATCAAACCAGTCTATATATTATTGATTATTCTCCTTCCTTCTAGTTCTAGCTTCTAATTAAGAAACgaggttttgacttttgaccttTCCCGTTCTAGAATTCTAACAAATTGCCATGCAGACAAATCACAACGTGCCAATCCAACCTAGCTCAGCTACCCAGATCTTGTATACTACTAATCAAACATAAATTTCCAACCAAAACCGTCCTCCTTGATTTGATTAATCATTTTCATTAAGCTGCGGCTTAATCAGTGCCTGCACGTACTTGGCCGTACGTCTCCGTCAAGATTATAATATTGTTCATCATCATATATGCAGTTGTTTCTTGGAAGCTGAAAGTTTTGTCGCGGTCTCACCCACCTGGTTCTATAAATAACACAAGCCTCCCCGTCTTCaacctctctcttcttctttcagcTCTATATTTTCCTTGCTGGAGTGATAAGATTCGACTAATCAAAATCATCAGTCTCGGACTCTCGGTTAACTAGCTAGCTGGCTATGGGGAACTGCTGTTTGAGGCGTGATTCTGCGGTTTGGGCCGACGACGACGACGGGTGGGTCAACGTGTGTCAGCTCCACCAGTCGCAGCAGCCGGAAAAGCAGAAGCTTCTCGGTGAGGTTCAATTCAGATCTTCTTCAGGTTCCTCCTCGTCCTCCTGTAGACGAAGACCGAGTAGTAGCGGTGGAGATCATCAGGAGGTGAAGATAAAGATGACAAAGAGGGAGCTGGAAGAGTTGGTGGGATCAAGAGGCGGCGCTATGGACGTGTCGACGGTGGAGCAACTATTGGCGAGGGTGATGGACGACGGTGATGATCGGTATGACTATGAGGAGCATCAACGGCCGTGGAGGCCAGCCCTCCAAAGTATTCCGGAGGTCGATTAGTTTATTACTTTGGTGATTCTTTGTGTCGGTTCATTTTGTCGTATCCTTCTTTCTTTCAAATTAGTTTATGTTTCTCAGTATGCATGTAGAAAtttgttttagagaaattttTTCATGAATATAGTAAATCCTTATTTTGGGTCCTTGTaagttgtaagttgtaaatctTGGGATTTAGAAAATTGAAGTAACATCATGCGTGGGGCTTATAAGACCAGAAACTGTGGGCCGCTCGTACTGACTATTGTGGTCGAACTTTGACTTTGGAAACTAGGATTCATTACTAGTAGTCTAGTAATGAGCACCGTCTAAATAGAAagcattttcaaaaaaaaaatatatgtccgATTCTATTATCAAAGTAATGATGAGTAACATTACTTTGGAGAGTAAGTTTGATGAATAACTTAAGTGTAGTTATTTGTACGTCACCACCTTCAAGTTATAATAAACTTGTAACAATTTGAATAAATGTTATTTTAAATAAAGATGATGGAATATAAAAACAtagtaaaaaataaatttatttttcaacaaaCAAATAATCTTTGGCTTTGAGCTTGACGGACGATGCATAATAGCACTGGAAACTTTATTCCATATTTTGCTCCTTTCTTTCACTTGGATGGAGATGGGCGTCGTTCCTTGACCTGACCTATCAATAGTAGAGTCTCTTCATAAGCAGTAAAAGTGGATGCCACagacctttttattttgttattacaCTCAAATCAACTTCTTATTTCCCATGATGCGATGCTTATTGTTGAAGACAAGCTATTGATTCCCCACTTGTACATCATTAAGATTCTCCCTCCACCTCAATCATGCTCATCATTCTCACTTGCCTTTCCCATCAAAGTAATTCATTTTCAACGTTGCAACCAATCATTAATCATCACCACAGCAAAGCATCAAGTTCTGACGTTCCATGACGCATTCGAAAGTTGGTACTGGCATCTGGAGACATCTCTCTTTATTATCTCTTACAAGAAGCTAATTATGTAAATAAAAACATGTTCACGCCCTTCCTCTTTCAAATTGcctttttatttcaaaaataGAAATCGGGTTTGAAAGGTCTCCatccaaaataataataataacaacaataatTTCCTGCGATTTATTCAAGAAGCTGTGAACCATTAACAACCAAGTCGTTGTAGTATAGTGGTAAGTATTCCCGCCTGTCACGCGGGTGACCCGGGTtcgatccccggcaacggcgttTGTTTTTTTCAAATTTCCCTTCTTTCTTTCCTATCCCAAACGACGTCGGTAAGTCTTCCAAACCCGCCACACGTGCTTGAGACACGAGCCACGAACTCCGCGCGTGGTCAAAATACTCTACTAGAGTAGAGAAGAGGGTTGAGAAAAGGCGACGGGTGGCGTTAATGCGCCAGTGCTCTTCCTATCTGAGTTTCCGGGTCTAAAGGCGTGGGACCCACTCTCCCCCTTCCTTCCTTCCCAACTGGTACAGCTATTAAGTACtgcttcccccccccccccggggcCCCACCACCCACCACTTTCAATTCAGCTCATCTCATTCATGGCTGCTgctccccctcctcctcctactTCTCTTCACTCCTCTCCACTCTTCATATTATCTACAACATCatccatctctctctttttttgttccCAAAATGCCTCCTCTACTTTTTCACACCCCCCAAACCCTTCTCTGAATCCCAACTCTCACACTTGCAAACATCAAAGGCATGAAACAAAGGGTGtttttcaagaagaagaagaagaagccaaccATGTCTTGTTTAAAATTCTCCATATTGGTCCTCTGTGAgtattattcttctctctttttctaattgCTTTCTTTTCTGGGTTCTAAAGCCATGATCTTGAATTTTGGTAAATTGTCAAGAGTTTGTGCCAATGTAAAACTGGGTTTGTGGAGGAACTCATGATTTGGGGAAGTGTGTACTAGGGTGTATTTTGTGGAGGAACTCATGATTTGAGGAACTCATGATTTTTAGTGCATGGTGCATTTTGTTGTGATCTTGCATCTTTCAACCCATTGCTTATCACTAGGCATAGCATCCTCTGCATTTTGGTAATTGTTTAGGAGAGTGTTGGGGTTTTGATTGCTGTTAGAACAAGTGATTGCCTCTCAGCAGTTTGAGTGAAGTATCTATCTTTGAATGGTTCTAGGATTTACAAGGCCCCTGTGTGGGACTGGATTGTGTAACTGACTTGAAATTTGTAAGGGAAGCTATGCATCCAACAATTTGTGATTGtaatttgtgtgattttgcgtAGTCATCTTGAATGACTCTTGGTTTGTTCTTTTATAGGTCTCCATGTATCTTGTTCCGGTGCCCTGGATTATCGTAAAGATCCTGTCTTGACAATTAGGCAAGAAGATAGCATGTTACCTATGATCTCCCCTACCGCGGCTCCTAAGCCGTTTCTTCCCCTTCTTGCTCCTTCACCATTGGCGCCATTCACAAACATTACTGTTCCAAAAATATCAGGTATTTTTCTTCCCTCCTCCTTTACTGGTCTAGCTCAATTAGATTTCCTTAGGCATTGCAGAGGTGTTGTCTtgttgctctgataccacattTATTCTGTTGATCTGTGCTTGTAGGACAATGTATGCTGAACTTCACTGCTTCTGAGAGTTTGATGAGTACGACCGCAATTGATTGTTGGTCTGTTTTTGCACCATTGCTGGCAAACGTTATTTGTTGCCCACAGTTGGAAGCTACTATCACAATCCTCATCGGTCAGTCCAGTAAATACACCAATGTGCTTGCTTTAAATGGGACGGCTGCAAAATATTGTCTATCCGATATTAAGCAGATTTTGGTTAGCCAGGGTGCAAATGACACCCTTGCGCAAATATGCTCAGTTCGTTCAACAGATCTCACTGATGCATCTTGCCCCATCATTGATGTTACTGAATTTGAGGAGACAGTGGATACTTCCAAGTTGGTGGCCGCTTGTGAGAAGATAGACCCTGTGAAAGAATGCTGTGCTCAAACATGTCAGAATGCCATATTAGAAGCTGCTACAAGAATTGCTTCAAAAACTTCTGATCTTTTGAGCACAGACGGTGGTCATGCTGTCTTACCTGATCACATAAGTAGAGTCAATGACTGCAAAAATATTGTCCTTCGCTGGCTGGCAAGTAAACTCAATCCTTCTCATGCCAAGGAAGTTCTAAGGGGACTCTCAAATTGCAAGATTAACAAGGGTGAGTTTATGGTCAGCCATTTACATTGGTATGAATTTAATATGTTAAAACTTGGGGTATGTGTTCAACTAGTTTGATTTACTTAAGCTCTAAATTATCAGAACCCACGGTTAAGACATAACAAAATGTTGTATATCTTAGAGAAACTAATGTTAAGTCGGAATAATGGTCCTGTATTTGTGTTTGGCGTGCATTTCAGTTTGCCCCCTGGTCTTCCCAAATATGAAACATGTTGCACTCGGCTGTGGGGATGAGATAAGCAACCAGACAGCTTGTTGTACGGCCATGGACAGCTATGTTTCCCACTTGCAAAAGCAGAGTTTCATAACCAACTTGCAAGCTTTGGATTGTGCTGCATCACTGGGAatgaagttaagaaaatcaaataTTACCAAAGATGTGTACAGCCTATGTCATATAAGCCTCAAGGATTTCTCCCTTCAAGGTTACTGCTTTCTTCTAGTCCATTTTTTTTCCAGCAAACTAAGCATTTCTTATCATGTTACTAATACAAACTTGAAATGTTTTGTGTACGTCATTGTGATATGGTGATCAACAATTTGTACACCTCAGTTGGAAGTCAAggtaaaaatttcattttgtttttactaTGAAATTATTGTAAATCGTAATATACTCAAATAATTGCTTAGCATTATTAAAAGGGTGGGCTCATTGTAGGTTTTGAAACTGTGCCATTCTTATAATGTTGCAGAGGGCCAGCCATTTTATCTGAACAACCAgtcaccatttgtgaaatttcatGCCAGCTAACTATACTTTTAGCTGTCTATATCCACGCTACTGGCAGGATATGTCATCCTTTCATAGTTATTGTCTAAGGCATCTCTGAAAGTGATTTGCTCATCCTTACATCAATGAACCAAGACTAAAACTTCATAAGCAAATACGATTGGGTGGTGTGCtgaaatttgtttgttttttcctGTTCTTTGTGTTTTAATCTTCTGAACtgacatatttttgttttttatccTTTTGCACATGATAGCATCTGGATGTCTTTTGCCAAGCTTGCCTTCGGATGCAATATTTGAAAGTTCAGGGGTCAGCTTCCTTTGTGATCTGAATGATAACATTCCAGCTCCCTGGCCCACCTCTTCTCAAGGAGCAGCTTCAACATGCAGTAAAGGTATGTATAAGCTATTAGCTTTTCGTCACTATATACTCTGTATTTGTGGTACTTCGTTATACATAAACCTTGTATTTCCTATCCTCTGTCTTGTTTTGATGATTTTTGCCTGACTTGTTGGAACTTCAGGTGTCAAGATTCCTGCACTTCCTGCAGCAGCATCAGCAGAAAGGGGTGAGTACACCCTATTCATTTATCTTTGTGGCATCATTCGTTGCCTCAATGCTAATTTTGTTATTATAAGCAGTCCACCAGTCCcctagtgctattcaaagttCAAAACGGCAAAGTTTAAACTACAGTTTGCCTACATGTGGACATCTCACTGTATTTCTTGTGGATTATGTGACATAAATCTTTTAATTGTGAATTTGTTTTCCTTCCTACTTTTCAGTTGCTTCTGAATATAACCTTAAGCATGTGTTTTCATGTTTTCCAGGCAATTACAACGATGTTGTGATGCTTTCTCTGCTCGTTGCTTTTGCAATGGCGCTTTTGATGTTCATGTAAATGAGTTATCCCTTGAGGAAAACTTGTTATTCCTTGAAGGACGATTCATCAATGGCTTCGGAGGATGATGCAAGTCACCCCAG
It encodes:
- the LOC112167257 gene encoding uncharacterized protein LOC112167257; its protein translation is MGNCCLRRDSAVWADDDDGWVNVCQLHQSQQPEKQKLLGEVQFRSSSGSSSSSCRRRPSSSGGDHQEVKIKMTKRELEELVGSRGGAMDVSTVEQLLARVMDDGDDRYDYEEHQRPWRPALQSIPEVD
- the LOC112167654 gene encoding uncharacterized GPI-anchored protein At1g61900 isoform X1 — encoded protein: MKQRVFFKKKKKKPTMSCLKFSILVLCLHVSCSGALDYRKDPVLTIRQEDSMLPMISPTAAPKPFLPLLAPSPLAPFTNITVPKISGQCMLNFTASESLMSTTAIDCWSVFAPLLANVICCPQLEATITILIGQSSKYTNVLALNGTAAKYCLSDIKQILVSQGANDTLAQICSVRSTDLTDASCPIIDVTEFEETVDTSKLVAACEKIDPVKECCAQTCQNAILEAATRIASKTSDLLSTDGGHAVLPDHISRVNDCKNIVLRWLASKLNPSHAKEVLRGLSNCKINKVCPLVFPNMKHVALGCGDEISNQTACCTAMDSYVSHLQKQSFITNLQALDCAASLGMKLRKSNITKDVYSLCHISLKDFSLQVGSQASGCLLPSLPSDAIFESSGVSFLCDLNDNIPAPWPTSSQGAASTCSKGVKIPALPAAASAERGNYNDVVMLSLLVAFAMALLMFM
- the LOC112167654 gene encoding uncharacterized GPI-anchored protein At1g61900 isoform X2 gives rise to the protein MLPMISPTAAPKPFLPLLAPSPLAPFTNITVPKISGQCMLNFTASESLMSTTAIDCWSVFAPLLANVICCPQLEATITILIGQSSKYTNVLALNGTAAKYCLSDIKQILVSQGANDTLAQICSVRSTDLTDASCPIIDVTEFEETVDTSKLVAACEKIDPVKECCAQTCQNAILEAATRIASKTSDLLSTDGGHAVLPDHISRVNDCKNIVLRWLASKLNPSHAKEVLRGLSNCKINKVCPLVFPNMKHVALGCGDEISNQTACCTAMDSYVSHLQKQSFITNLQALDCAASLGMKLRKSNITKDVYSLCHISLKDFSLQVGSQASGCLLPSLPSDAIFESSGVSFLCDLNDNIPAPWPTSSQGAASTCSKGVKIPALPAAASAERGNYNDVVMLSLLVAFAMALLMFM